One Leptolyngbya ohadii IS1 genomic window carries:
- a CDS encoding zinc metallopeptidase — translation MFYFDPAYFLYIALPTLLLSGLAQFYLQSTFQKWSRIPNTEQLTGMEVAQTLFARTSLQTIPLERTGGALTDHYDPRNNIVRLSTVIADQPSIGAMAVAAHELGHVQQYQTRSSLIALRHFLMPALQFSPTLSYIALFLGFMFSITGLMWLGVFFFGLMVLFSLLTLPIELDASRRGLNLLREAGLLDTSQEEQGARQVLTAAAMTYLAAAITSVLQLLYYVSLIQRRQGYSR, via the coding sequence ATGTTTTATTTTGACCCCGCCTACTTCCTATATATCGCATTGCCAACGCTGTTGTTATCCGGATTGGCGCAGTTTTATCTTCAAAGCACGTTCCAGAAGTGGAGCCGCATTCCCAATACGGAGCAACTCACAGGAATGGAGGTAGCGCAGACTCTCTTCGCCCGGACTTCGCTGCAAACCATTCCGCTGGAGCGCACCGGAGGCGCATTAACCGATCACTACGATCCTCGCAACAATATTGTTCGGCTTTCAACCGTAATTGCTGACCAGCCCTCGATCGGCGCAATGGCAGTAGCGGCTCATGAATTGGGACACGTTCAGCAGTATCAGACCCGATCGTCTCTGATCGCGCTGCGTCATTTCCTCATGCCTGCCCTGCAATTCAGCCCCACGCTTTCCTACATTGCCCTTTTTCTCGGGTTTATGTTTAGCATCACCGGACTGATGTGGCTTGGTGTTTTCTTTTTCGGCTTAATGGTGCTGTTTTCCCTGCTGACCCTGCCGATCGAATTAGATGCCAGCCGTCGTGGACTCAATCTACTACGAGAAGCCGGGCTGCTGGATACGAGCCAGGAGGAGCAGGGTGCCCGTCAGGTTCTGACTGCTGCTGCCATGACCTACCTTGCTGCCGCCATTACTTCCGTGCTGCAACTGCTGTATTACGTCAGTCTGATCCAGCGTCGTCAGGGCTACTCCCGTTAA